Proteins encoded by one window of Sphingomonas ginkgonis:
- a CDS encoding excalibur calcium-binding domain-containing protein, protein MPTRDLFPKAAMTGMLGTVLWCQLPSSLFQSPQQRAAIEASASYGGCDELRSQGKAPLRAGEPGYRSDMDGDGLACEPIR, encoded by the coding sequence ATGCCCACGCGCGATCTCTTCCCCAAGGCCGCCATGACCGGCATGCTCGGCACGGTCCTGTGGTGCCAGCTGCCGTCCTCGCTGTTCCAGTCGCCGCAGCAGCGCGCCGCGATCGAGGCCAGCGCGAGCTACGGCGGCTGCGACGAGCTGCGCTCGCAAGGCAAGGCGCCGCTCCGGGCCGGCGAGCCCGGCTACCGCTCGGACATGGACGGCGACGGCCTCGCCTGCGAGCCGATCCGCTGA
- a CDS encoding DUF1993 domain-containing protein codes for MHLTALLVPSLVNPLAALAGWLDKGEAFAAARGESPDALLALRLAPDMWPLASQVRLAAFQSQESLHRLRGEPVPAAVDAIRQAGRDGGERPGTWAEARALVAETLALLRAVGPAEFDAGADAPLAHPLPMGMVFDMTGDSFVRDWAIPQVGFHVAMAYALLRQAGVPIGKIDYVPHMFAYVRPGTMPGAA; via the coding sequence ATGCACCTCACCGCCCTCCTCGTCCCCAGCCTCGTCAACCCGCTCGCCGCGCTTGCCGGCTGGCTCGACAAGGGGGAGGCGTTCGCCGCCGCGCGCGGGGAGAGCCCCGACGCGCTGCTCGCGCTGCGCCTCGCGCCCGACATGTGGCCGCTCGCCAGCCAGGTCCGGCTCGCCGCCTTCCAGTCGCAGGAGAGCCTCCACCGCCTCCGCGGGGAGCCGGTGCCCGCGGCGGTGGACGCGATCCGCCAGGCCGGCCGCGACGGCGGCGAGCGGCCCGGCACCTGGGCCGAGGCCAGGGCGCTGGTGGCGGAGACCCTCGCGCTCCTCCGCGCGGTCGGGCCGGCGGAGTTCGACGCTGGCGCCGACGCGCCGCTCGCCCACCCGCTGCCGATGGGAATGGTGTTCGACATGACCGGCGACAGCTTCGTGCGCGACTGGGCGATCCCGCAGGTCGGCTTCCACGTCGCCATGGCCTATGCGCTGCTGCGCCAAGCGGGCGTTCCGATCGGCAAGATCGACTATGTCCCGCACATGTTCGCCTACGTCCGCCCGGGGACGATGCCCGGCGCCGCCTGA
- a CDS encoding GFA family protein yields MERVTRGGCLCGAVRVEARGEPKRVGLCHCLDCRKHHGALFFAAAIFAAEAVSVSGETRAWSKPAADPEAPHASGARHFCPTCGSSLFGRWGEEVDLHLGTLDAPDQFRPSYELWTVRREEWLPDFGLEGFEGDRPCMNEQSPRPGSS; encoded by the coding sequence ATGGAGCGGGTGACGCGGGGCGGGTGCCTGTGCGGGGCGGTGCGGGTGGAGGCGCGGGGCGAGCCCAAGCGGGTGGGGCTGTGCCACTGCCTCGACTGCCGCAAACATCATGGCGCGCTGTTCTTCGCCGCGGCGATCTTCGCCGCCGAGGCGGTGAGCGTCAGCGGTGAGACGCGGGCGTGGAGCAAGCCGGCCGCGGACCCGGAGGCGCCGCACGCCTCCGGCGCGCGACACTTCTGCCCCACCTGCGGCTCGTCGCTGTTCGGGCGGTGGGGGGAGGAGGTGGACCTCCACCTCGGCACCCTCGACGCGCCCGACCAGTTCCGGCCGAGCTACGAGCTGTGGACGGTGCGGCGGGAGGAATGGCTGCCGGATTTCGGGCTGGAGGGGTTCGAGGGGGATCGGCCTTGCATGAACGAACAATCACCCCGCCCCGGGTCAAGCTAG
- a CDS encoding RNA-directed DNA polymerase: protein MELGQTRADGQLRITSIPHPSAYGRLVDLIHAHWAGLEHICHNTKSRIRPRRHPDGRIVVMNYGEWQTRTLGHIRESFGAKVLVKADIANFFGSLYTHSIPWALVGIKTAKSTIKQPLWYNDLDNALQFCKRRETNGIAVGPGTSNIFAEIVLEKVDEDLKGYLFHRYIDDYTAFCTTIEEARRFVRDLERALAKFKLTLNHSKTRFSDLPHSVSPDWVLQIRRKIRVLDEPVRPGAAVDFIDFALLLFEISGDPNGLKYAYRALASKDRHYWTDSVVVEYGLLLVSRFPSIVPALLPFMLNAANRSGRLILQEKLLSILEDSVSRDRTDLACWAMYYIDLIGGSLPDETVRKCVESLDCLAILTAFRFSDTGQRKAILPFARRIIGAPDIHDRHRYWMLTYELYRCGYLKTVADETGIFKVLSNNGVAFMPSLA from the coding sequence GTGGAGCTTGGCCAAACTCGCGCCGACGGACAGCTTCGCATTACGTCAATTCCGCATCCATCAGCATATGGGCGACTCGTTGATCTGATCCACGCCCATTGGGCCGGCCTGGAGCACATCTGTCACAATACCAAGAGCCGGATCAGACCACGGCGCCACCCGGACGGCCGAATTGTGGTGATGAACTACGGAGAATGGCAGACTAGAACACTAGGACATATCCGTGAGAGCTTCGGCGCAAAAGTCTTAGTTAAGGCAGACATCGCGAACTTTTTTGGTAGCTTGTACACACATTCGATACCGTGGGCACTTGTAGGAATAAAGACTGCCAAGTCGACTATAAAGCAGCCGCTATGGTACAACGACCTAGATAACGCGCTTCAATTCTGCAAAAGACGTGAAACTAATGGAATAGCCGTTGGACCGGGAACGTCCAACATATTCGCCGAGATTGTTTTGGAGAAAGTGGACGAAGATCTAAAGGGCTACCTCTTTCATCGTTATATAGACGACTACACGGCATTCTGCACAACTATCGAGGAGGCGCGTCGGTTTGTTCGCGATTTAGAACGCGCGCTTGCTAAATTCAAACTGACTTTAAATCACTCCAAAACGCGCTTTTCCGACCTACCGCATTCTGTGTCCCCTGACTGGGTCCTGCAGATACGACGGAAAATACGGGTTTTAGATGAGCCGGTAAGGCCGGGAGCAGCCGTCGACTTTATTGACTTCGCACTGCTTCTATTCGAGATCTCAGGTGATCCGAACGGCTTGAAGTATGCCTATCGCGCACTCGCAAGTAAGGATAGGCACTATTGGACAGATAGCGTTGTGGTTGAGTATGGCTTATTACTTGTATCGAGGTTTCCTTCGATCGTTCCGGCCCTACTCCCGTTTATGCTAAACGCAGCAAATCGGTCAGGTCGATTGATACTTCAAGAGAAACTACTCTCGATCCTCGAGGACAGTGTTTCACGTGATCGCACGGATCTTGCCTGCTGGGCTATGTATTATATTGACTTGATCGGCGGCTCACTGCCGGACGAAACAGTGCGCAAATGCGTTGAAAGTCTTGACTGCCTCGCGATTTTGACAGCTTTTCGGTTTTCGGACACTGGTCAGAGAAAGGCAATCTTGCCCTTTGCTCGGCGCATAATAGGTGCGCCAGACATCCATGATCGTCACCGATATTGGATGTTAACTTACGAGCTTTATCGTTGCGGTTATCTTAAGACTGTTGCGGACGAGACCGGGATATTCAAGGTTCTAAGCAATAACGGGGTCGCGTTCATGCCATCGCTAGCTTGA